One window of the Onthophagus taurus isolate NC unplaced genomic scaffold, IU_Otau_3.0 ScKx7SY_16, whole genome shotgun sequence genome contains the following:
- the LOC111414106 gene encoding cytochrome P450 4d8-like, whose amino-acid sequence MDLFPLLLLFISILFISLVYYYWNYFWIKSKLKNVPFVHQIPIFGSMLVYKNTLDLYRNLVTYPKIYGKTYGVMCGPIPVIFTSDLNLLEMILSSPKHINKPSFYKIIKKLGGNGLIAANGETWKSQRKLLTPTFHFKILEKFLKIFNKHSEAFINDLKKETVKKESNLPPITAMWALNQLTETVMGLKSEENEANNRMYLEEGKKLLLIVTNRLINPLEYFDLTYYFTRNYWRAENAMNKLDNYILETIRKKNNEMGDSYEMVTIDGKKQKIVSLDLLMETSKQNFEMSEYVLKDQVHTLMFAGYDTTAATVAYALYNLAEHPEIQQKVYEEIRSVLDNDPTTEITLPLLQKMKYLEMFIKESMRRYTHVPIIGRELGEDVHWNGTTLPKGLVIVPALISIHMEPENYPNPEEFIPERFSPENIRERHPYSFIPFSAGPRNCIGQKYAMFAIKVVLAKLILKYQFVSVNHQLVLSAEIALISKTGVKIAIKERKDK is encoded by the exons ATGGATTTATTTCCTTTGCTTCTTTTATTCATCTCAATTCTCTTCATTTCCCTCGTTTATTATTACTGGAATTATTTTTGGATCAAATCGAAGCTAAAAAATGTACCCTTCGTGCATCAAATCCCCATTTTCGGGAGCATGCTCGTTTACAAGAACACTTTAG ATTTATACCGAAATTTGGTAACTTACCCGAAAATTTACGGAAAAACCTATGGCGTCATGTGCGGCCCAATCCCCGTTATATTCACCTCCGATTTAAACTTGttagaaatgattttatcaTCCCCAAAGCACATCAACAAACCCtctttttacaaaataatcaaaaaattgggTGGAAATGGTTTGATCGCAGCCAACGGGGAGACCTGGAAGTCTCAAAGGAAACTTTTAACCCCAACGTTTCACTTCAAAATCCTCGAGAAGTTCCTAAAAATCTTTAACAAACACTCCGAGGCTTTcataaacgatttaaaaaaagaaacggtcaaaaaagaatcaaatttaCCCCCGATAACCGCAATGTGGGCCCTAAATCAGTTAACAGAGACCGTAATGGGGCTAAAATCCGAAGAAAACGAAGCGAATAATCGCATGTATTTGGAAGAAGGGAAAAAGCTTCTTTTAATCGTAACAAACAGGTTAATTAATCCTTTAGAATACTTCGATTTAACTTATTATTTCACGCGGAATTATTGGAGGGCGGAAAACGCGATGAATAAGCTGGATAATTACATCTTAGAAACGATTCGGAAGAAAAATAATGAGATGGGGGATAGTTACGAGATGGTTACGATCGATgggaagaaacaaaaaatcgtTTCGTTAGATCTACTAATGGAGACGTCTAAACAAAACTTCGAGATGAGCGAATACGTCTTAAAAGACCAAGTACATACCTTAATGTTTGCag GTTATGACACAACTGCAGCCACCGTTGCTTACGCCCTTTACAACTTAGCGGAGCACCCAGAAATCCAACAAAAAGTTTACGAAGAAATCCGCTCAGTCTTAGATAACGACCCCACCACAGAAATAACGTTACctttattgcaaaaaatgaaatacttagaaatgtttattaaagaatCAATGCGGAGATACACTCACGTTCCTATAATCGGGCGAGAATTAGGCGAAGACGTCCATTGGAACGGAACAACCCTCCCGAAAGGTTTAGTAATAGTCCCGGCTTTAATCAGCATCCACATGGAACCAGAAAATTACCCAAATCCGGAAGAATTCATCCCCGAACGTTTCTCGCCCGAAAACATACGCGAAAGACACCCGTACTCTTTCATCCCGTTTAGTGCGGGCCCAAGGAATTGCATCGGGCAAAAATACGCAATGTTCGCAATCAAAGTGGTGTTagcgaaattaattttaaagtaccAATTCGTTTCCGTCAATCACCAATTGGTATTGTCGGCGGAAATTGCGTTAATCTCTAAAACGGGGGTTAAAATTGCGATTAAAGAACGAAAGGATAAGTGa